Proteins encoded together in one Deinococcus planocerae window:
- a CDS encoding alpha/beta hydrolase family protein: protein MKRVVLSLFLSSAALAATPPVPPAATLPSAPLAQAQPGSEVALPEPLRFPHPLGDAFLFRPAACPPACPLVVVSHSRGMTSEVSLTRPHLRSLYARLLGAGYAVLVSNDAGATTWGAPQTLTYLADMRSRAIRTFPFNGRTYNFGYSMGGLPALLTAFYPVYPVSGVVLLDAEVNLRDVWQGSNATFRSDIAAAHGVSQGTPLPPRRDPFNDFNTPQAAQVPLLVAGSPEDQVVPFARHGEAIFARTTSPESRLVRLTGPHLGGSHFGDALVNEMLAFLNRLEQRVTPDQGALPGPSGEVN from the coding sequence ATGAAGCGCGTGGTGCTCTCCCTCTTCCTGTCGTCCGCCGCCCTCGCCGCCACGCCTCCCGTGCCGCCTGCGGCCACGCTCCCGTCCGCCCCGCTCGCCCAAGCCCAGCCGGGTTCGGAGGTCGCCCTGCCCGAGCCCCTGCGCTTTCCGCATCCGCTCGGCGACGCTTTCTTGTTTCGCCCCGCCGCGTGTCCCCCCGCCTGCCCGCTCGTGGTCGTCTCGCACTCGCGCGGCATGACCTCCGAGGTCAGCCTGACCCGGCCCCACCTGCGCTCCCTGTACGCGCGGCTGCTCGGGGCCGGGTATGCCGTCCTCGTGAGCAACGACGCGGGGGCCACGACCTGGGGGGCGCCGCAAACGCTGACCTACCTCGCCGACATGCGCTCGCGGGCGATCCGCACCTTCCCCTTCAACGGGCGCACCTACAACTTCGGGTATTCGATGGGGGGCTTGCCCGCCCTGCTCACGGCCTTTTACCCGGTCTACCCCGTGTCGGGCGTGGTGCTGCTCGACGCCGAGGTCAACCTCCGCGACGTCTGGCAGGGAAGCAACGCCACCTTCCGGAGCGACATCGCCGCCGCGCACGGGGTGAGCCAGGGGACGCCCCTTCCCCCCCGGCGCGACCCCTTCAACGATTTCAACACTCCCCAGGCGGCCCAGGTTCCGCTGCTCGTGGCGGGCAGCCCGGAGGATCAGGTCGTGCCCTTCGCCCGTCACGGCGAGGCCATCTTCGCCCGCACCACCTCGCCCGAGAGCCGCCTCGTGCGTCTGACGGGGCCCCACCTGGGTGGCTCGCACTTCGGGGACGCCCTCGTGAACGAGATGCTGGCCTTCCTGAACCGACTGGAGCAGCGGGTCACGCCCGATCAGGGCGCCCTTCCCGGTCCGTCGGGCGAGGTCAACTAG
- a CDS encoding SDR family oxidoreductase: MTRVVLITGGSRGIGAATARLAALQGYAVGVNYRQDAGAAGEIVREIECSGGRALAVRADVGREDDVERLFGEVEAGLGRVTALVNNAGVLERQTRVEEMDAARLARVLTTNVIGSFLCAGAAVRRMSTRRGGAGGVIVNVSSRASVLGSPGEYVDYAASKGAVDTLTVGLAREVAAEGIRVCAVRPGLIETEIHALGGEPGRVTRLAPGIPLGRGGSPEEVAQAILWLLSDEASYVTGALLDVGGGR, encoded by the coding sequence ATGACCAGAGTCGTCCTGATCACGGGCGGGAGCCGGGGGATCGGCGCGGCCACGGCCCGGCTCGCGGCGCTTCAGGGATACGCGGTGGGGGTCAACTACCGGCAGGACGCCGGGGCTGCCGGGGAAATCGTGCGCGAGATCGAGTGTTCGGGCGGTCGGGCACTCGCCGTGCGGGCCGACGTTGGGCGTGAGGACGACGTGGAGCGGCTTTTCGGTGAGGTCGAGGCGGGGCTGGGCCGGGTCACGGCGCTGGTGAACAATGCGGGGGTGCTGGAGCGGCAGACGCGGGTGGAGGAGATGGACGCGGCCCGGCTCGCCCGGGTCCTGACGACCAACGTGATCGGCAGCTTCCTGTGTGCGGGGGCAGCGGTGCGGCGCATGTCCACCCGGCGCGGGGGCGCGGGCGGCGTGATCGTCAACGTCTCGTCACGGGCCTCCGTGCTGGGGTCACCGGGCGAGTATGTCGATTACGCGGCCTCCAAGGGGGCGGTCGATACCCTCACGGTCGGCCTCGCGCGTGAGGTGGCCGCCGAGGGCATCCGGGTCTGCGCGGTGCGGCCCGGATTGATCGAGACCGAGATTCACGCGCTCGGTGGGGAACCGGGTCGCGTCACCCGGCTGGCCCCAGGCATCCCGCTGGGGCGCGGCGGCAGCCCGGAGGAGGTCGCCCAGGCCATCCTGTGGCTCCTCTCGGACGAGGCGAGCTACGTCACCGGCGCGCTGCTCGACGTGGGCGGCGGACGCTGA
- a CDS encoding molybdopterin oxidoreductase family protein — protein MTAPFTRDVFLTCPLDCPDACRLRITLARGEDGVERAVKLTGDADHPYTKGFACAKTVHYPARQNHPDRPLYPMRRVNPKTDPEPHFERVSWDEALDDIAARLRTLLDTRGPSSILRYHYAGTMGLLENSHAHALWRALGTPELDETICATAGSAAWAMGYGPRYGVDPLDVPHARLIILWGINSLSTNIHLTPQMTAARKNGARIIHIDPYRNRTSQYADTHLKLRPGTDAALALGVMHELFAHGWTDETYIAGATRGVEELREAASEWTPERTAEVTGLTVEEVRDLAHAIGTTRPTYIRVGYGMTRHENGGTNLRAVTLIPALTGDWRHRGGGVVLSTSGAFALNRTRLGGAHLVKPETPHVNMNELANALAPEAGFGAVVVYNCNPAVVAPDSGRVRAGFARDDLLVVVLEQAMTETARLADYVLPATTFMEHPDLYPSYGHHWLGYNEAVLEAPGETRPNTWVFQQLARRLGVTEPSVYWTVDDLMREVLATDHPHLAGITPERLKAEGSVPLNLPETFLPYAHGAPTPSGKVELSPAPRHHEPQAQLNADYPLRLITPPAHHFLNSTYGNLDRLNRAEGGEPQVLVHPEDAEAYGLADGERAVIRSEVGQALRRVRVTDSAQPGVAVVEGTWWGLSAPDGTSINALTAQTLTDLGGGSTFHNTRVRIEAAGD, from the coding sequence ATGACCGCCCCCTTCACCCGCGACGTCTTCCTCACCTGTCCGCTCGACTGCCCCGACGCCTGCCGCCTCCGGATTACGCTGGCGCGTGGCGAGGACGGGGTGGAGCGGGCAGTGAAGCTCACGGGCGACGCGGACCACCCCTACACGAAGGGTTTCGCCTGCGCCAAGACCGTCCACTACCCGGCGCGGCAGAACCACCCGGACCGGCCCCTCTACCCGATGCGGCGCGTCAATCCCAAGACCGACCCCGAGCCCCACTTCGAGCGCGTGAGCTGGGACGAGGCGCTGGACGATATCGCGGCCCGGCTGAGGACGCTGCTCGACACGCGCGGTCCCTCCTCCATCCTGCGCTACCACTACGCGGGCACGATGGGCCTGCTGGAGAACTCGCACGCCCACGCCTTGTGGCGCGCGCTGGGCACCCCCGAACTCGACGAGACGATCTGCGCGACGGCGGGCTCGGCGGCGTGGGCGATGGGTTACGGCCCGCGCTACGGGGTCGATCCCCTCGACGTGCCGCACGCCCGCCTTATCATCCTGTGGGGCATCAACTCGCTGAGCACGAACATCCACCTCACCCCGCAGATGACGGCGGCCCGCAAGAACGGTGCCCGGATCATCCACATCGACCCCTACCGCAACCGCACGAGCCAGTACGCCGATACCCACCTCAAGCTCAGGCCCGGCACCGACGCCGCCCTCGCCCTGGGGGTGATGCACGAACTCTTCGCCCACGGCTGGACGGACGAGACGTACATCGCCGGGGCGACGCGGGGGGTGGAGGAGCTGCGCGAGGCGGCCTCGGAATGGACGCCCGAGCGCACGGCGGAGGTCACCGGCCTGACCGTGGAGGAGGTGCGCGACCTCGCCCACGCCATCGGCACCACGCGGCCCACGTATATCCGGGTCGGCTACGGGATGACGCGGCACGAGAACGGCGGGACGAACCTGCGCGCCGTCACCCTCATTCCTGCGCTGACGGGCGACTGGCGGCACCGGGGCGGAGGGGTCGTGCTCAGCACGAGTGGGGCCTTTGCGCTCAACAGGACGCGGTTGGGGGGAGCGCACCTCGTCAAGCCCGAAACGCCGCACGTCAACATGAACGAGCTGGCGAACGCCCTCGCACCGGAAGCCGGGTTCGGCGCCGTCGTCGTCTACAACTGCAACCCCGCCGTCGTGGCGCCGGATTCGGGCCGGGTGCGTGCTGGGTTCGCGCGGGACGACCTCCTCGTCGTCGTGCTCGAACAGGCGATGACGGAGACGGCGCGGCTGGCGGATTATGTGCTCCCGGCGACGACCTTCATGGAGCACCCTGACCTGTACCCCAGCTACGGGCACCACTGGCTCGGCTACAACGAGGCTGTGCTGGAGGCCCCCGGCGAAACCCGGCCCAACACCTGGGTGTTCCAACAACTCGCCCGCCGCCTGGGCGTGACCGAGCCCAGCGTGTATTGGACGGTGGACGACCTGATGCGCGAGGTGCTGGCGACCGACCATCCCCACCTCGCGGGAATCACCCCCGAACGCCTCAAGGCCGAGGGGAGCGTGCCCCTGAATCTGCCCGAGACGTTCCTGCCCTACGCCCACGGCGCCCCGACACCCAGCGGGAAGGTGGAACTCTCGCCCGCGCCAAGGCATCACGAGCCGCAAGCGCAACTGAACGCCGACTACCCCCTGCGCCTGATCACCCCGCCCGCGCACCACTTCCTGAACAGCACCTACGGCAACCTGGATCGCCTCAACCGCGCCGAGGGGGGCGAGCCGCAGGTTCTCGTCCACCCCGAGGATGCCGAGGCGTATGGCCTGGCGGACGGCGAACGCGCGGTGATTCGGAGCGAGGTGGGGCAGGCCCTGCGCCGGGTGAGGGTGACGGACTCGGCCCAGCCCGGCGTCGCCGTGGTGGAGGGGACGTGGTGGGGCCTCTCGGCGCCCGATGGCACGAGCATCAACGCCCTGACGGCGCAGACGCTGACCGACCTGGGCGGGGGGAGCACCTTCCACAACACGCGGGTGCGGATCGAGGCGGCGGGGGACTGA
- the folP gene encoding dihydropteroate synthase translates to MPGAERTPGGWQVTWRGCAVMGVLNVTPDSFSDGGRHATLEAALGQARSMRDAGALMIDVGGESTRPGADPVPLEEELRRVLPLIRALVGEGVLLSVDTMKPEVAEAALAAGAHLINDVTGLRDPAMRRVCAERGAPACVMHMQGEPRTMQRSPHYDDVVEEVHAFLRERAREVLAAGVPAVLLDPGLGFGKTPAHNLALLRSLEEFTAEPHPVLVAVSRKRLIDTLAGVPDPQDRDPGTLALHLHAARAGAALVRAHAAGAHVQALRVQAALDGPGPLEFRA, encoded by the coding sequence GTGCCCGGCGCAGAGCGGACGCCCGGCGGCTGGCAGGTGACGTGGCGGGGCTGCGCCGTGATGGGGGTGCTCAACGTGACCCCAGACAGTTTCAGCGACGGTGGGCGGCACGCCACGCTGGAGGCGGCGCTCGGTCAGGCGCGGTCCATGCGGGACGCGGGCGCCCTGATGATCGACGTGGGCGGTGAGAGCACCCGCCCCGGTGCCGATCCCGTCCCTTTGGAGGAGGAGCTGCGCCGTGTGCTGCCGCTCATCCGCGCGCTCGTGGGCGAGGGGGTCTTGCTCAGCGTGGACACCATGAAGCCCGAGGTGGCGGAGGCGGCCCTCGCCGCCGGGGCGCACCTCATCAACGACGTGACCGGGCTGCGCGACCCGGCCATGCGGCGGGTGTGTGCCGAGCGTGGGGCCCCCGCCTGCGTGATGCACATGCAGGGCGAGCCGCGCACCATGCAACGCTCCCCGCACTACGACGACGTGGTGGAGGAAGTTCACGCCTTCTTGCGGGAACGGGCGCGGGAGGTTCTGGCGGCGGGCGTTCCGGCGGTCCTGCTCGACCCCGGGCTGGGCTTCGGCAAGACGCCCGCGCACAACCTCGCCCTGCTGCGATCCCTGGAGGAGTTCACGGCGGAGCCCCATCCGGTCCTCGTGGCGGTGAGCCGCAAACGTCTGATCGACACGTTGGCGGGGGTGCCCGACCCCCAGGACCGGGACCCGGGCACACTCGCCCTGCACCTGCACGCCGCACGGGCGGGGGCCGCGCTGGTGCGGGCGCACGCGGCGGGGGCGCACGTGCAGGCGCTGCGGGTGCAGGCGGCGCTCGACGGCCCAGGCCCGCTAGAATTCCGCGCATGA
- the folK gene encoding 2-amino-4-hydroxy-6-hydroxymethyldihydropteridine diphosphokinase, with amino-acid sequence MPRGEVAYVALGANLGDAHRTLRGARDALARLGPLTGVSRLYRTAPVGGPPGQPDYLNAAVRLVTPLGPAELLGALHEIERSAGRVRRERWEARPLDLDLILYGREVRDTPGLTLPHPRAWERAFVLAPLADLDAALTHPESGETVAAALARVGWEGVAPVAPDWEGKTGRAAGG; translated from the coding sequence ATGCCCCGGGGCGAGGTCGCCTACGTCGCCCTGGGGGCCAACCTGGGCGACGCCCACCGCACCCTGCGCGGCGCGCGGGACGCGCTCGCCCGGTTGGGCCCGCTGACTGGGGTCAGTCGGCTGTACCGCACGGCGCCCGTCGGTGGGCCCCCCGGCCAGCCCGACTACCTCAACGCCGCCGTCCGGCTCGTCACGCCGCTGGGGCCCGCCGAATTGCTCGGGGCGCTGCACGAGATCGAGCGCTCTGCCGGGCGCGTTCGCCGGGAGCGGTGGGAGGCGCGCCCCCTTGACCTCGACCTGATTCTCTACGGGCGTGAGGTGCGGGACACGCCCGGCCTGACGTTGCCCCATCCGCGCGCCTGGGAGCGGGCCTTCGTCCTCGCGCCGCTGGCGGACCTCGACGCCGCACTCACCCATCCGGAGAGCGGGGAGACGGTGGCGGCGGCCCTGGCGCGGGTGGGCTGGGAGGGCGTGGCGCCCGTGGCGCCGGACTGGGAGGGGAAGACGGGCAGGGCAGCGGGCGGGTGA
- a CDS encoding ArsC/Spx/MgsR family protein translates to MPDLQVQMFGLKKSAATRAAERFFKERRIKIHFVDLAAKPIARGELTRFVQKFGLNALLDTEGKAYERSNLAYLRTTEDAIINRIIETPELLRLPLVRGGKVLTVGEDPEGWARMLGG, encoded by the coding sequence ATGCCCGACCTCCAGGTCCAGATGTTCGGCCTCAAGAAGAGTGCGGCCACCCGCGCCGCCGAGCGGTTCTTCAAGGAGCGGCGGATCAAGATTCACTTCGTCGATCTGGCGGCCAAGCCCATCGCCAGGGGGGAACTGACCCGATTCGTGCAGAAGTTCGGTCTCAATGCGCTGCTCGACACGGAGGGCAAGGCGTACGAGCGCAGCAACCTCGCCTACCTGCGCACGACGGAAGACGCCATTATCAATCGGATCATCGAGACACCGGAACTGCTGCGCCTGCCTCTGGTGCGCGGCGGCAAGGTGCTGACGGTGGGCGAGGACCCGGAGGGCTGGGCGCGGATGCTGGGGGGGTGA
- a CDS encoding acyltransferase → MTTPSAPADASLPTTVPGKRQDAGDRLPAVDVFRGLAIVAVVAHHLTGLALRHAEAGSTLSTGIAVVNRSLHFVVPAFVFMTALVLTRSAMRRLDLGKYYAARIRTALLPYLLWTVLYVLFRVLTRQDPPSVLADPERWQVWVQYGKGYFHLYFLLIVLQFYLVLPLLLPLWRRRWPFLGVLIAAFTLQFLVFWLNRAGVLSFRFPGTMALWYVPALTLGMYFGANEGAFEALWARWRWWFVGAAVLALAWYVPVAVTLLQGGRVSSVTYSAANWTFTAAAVLALFGLAQVLAPLQTRWRGVLVYLGTVSLQIYLLHPAVLGFLERLGFPGHSATFLAVLALYGLIALGIPVLIARLLEGRALSRWLFGR, encoded by the coding sequence ATGACGACGCCTTCCGCACCCGCCGACGCTTCCCTGCCCACGACGGTGCCCGGAAAGCGACAGGACGCCGGGGACCGTCTTCCCGCCGTGGACGTGTTCCGGGGGCTGGCAATCGTGGCGGTCGTGGCGCACCACCTCACCGGGCTCGCCCTGCGGCACGCGGAGGCGGGCTCGACCCTGAGTACCGGCATCGCCGTCGTCAACCGCTCGCTGCATTTCGTCGTGCCCGCCTTCGTATTTATGACGGCGCTGGTGCTCACCCGCTCGGCGATGCGCCGCCTGGACCTCGGCAAGTATTACGCGGCGCGCATTCGCACGGCGCTGCTCCCCTACCTGCTCTGGACGGTGCTCTACGTGCTCTTCCGGGTCCTCACCCGTCAGGACCCCCCCTCGGTCCTCGCCGACCCGGAACGCTGGCAGGTGTGGGTGCAGTACGGTAAGGGGTACTTCCACCTCTACTTCCTGCTGATCGTCCTCCAGTTCTACCTCGTGCTGCCGCTGCTGCTGCCCCTGTGGCGGCGGCGCTGGCCCTTTTTGGGGGTGTTGATCGCGGCCTTCACGTTGCAATTTCTGGTGTTCTGGCTTAACCGCGCAGGTGTCCTGAGCTTCCGCTTCCCCGGCACGATGGCGCTGTGGTACGTCCCCGCCCTCACCCTGGGGATGTACTTCGGGGCCAACGAGGGAGCGTTCGAGGCGCTGTGGGCACGGTGGCGTTGGTGGTTCGTGGGGGCTGCCGTGCTGGCGCTGGCGTGGTACGTGCCCGTCGCCGTTACCCTGCTCCAGGGCGGGCGGGTGAGCAGCGTGACGTACAGCGCGGCGAACTGGACCTTCACGGCGGCGGCGGTCCTCGCCCTGTTCGGGCTGGCGCAGGTGCTGGCTCCCCTCCAGACGCGGTGGAGAGGGGTCCTCGTCTACCTGGGCACGGTGAGCCTCCAGATCTATCTGCTCCACCCGGCGGTGCTGGGGTTCCTGGAGCGGCTGGGCTTTCCGGGCCACTCGGCCACGTTCCTCGCGGTGCTCGCCCTCTATGGCCTGATCGCCCTGGGCATCCCGGTGCTGATCGCGCGGCTGCTGGAAGGCAGGGCCCTGTCGCGCTGGCTGTTCGGTCGCTGA
- the folB gene encoding dihydroneopterin aldolase, producing MSRVVLEGLEFHARHGVYETEAALGARFVIDAELHWAFAGIPDDLGAAVNYAAAYDAIREEVTGHRWKLIEVLADRVARRLLRDHPRLERVTVRVHKPFAPLPGVFRDVYAELTLRPGE from the coding sequence ATGAGCCGTGTCGTTCTGGAGGGCCTGGAGTTTCACGCGCGGCACGGCGTGTACGAGACGGAGGCGGCGCTGGGGGCCCGCTTCGTGATCGACGCGGAGTTGCACTGGGCCTTCGCGGGCATCCCCGACGACCTGGGCGCCGCCGTGAACTACGCCGCCGCCTACGACGCCATCCGCGAGGAGGTCACCGGGCACCGCTGGAAGCTGATCGAGGTGCTCGCCGACCGGGTTGCCCGGCGCCTGCTGCGCGACCATCCCCGGCTGGAGCGCGTGACGGTGCGGGTCCACAAACCGTTCGCGCCGCTGCCGGGCGTCTTCCGCGACGTGTACGCCGAGCTGACCCTGCGCCCGGGCGAGTGA
- a CDS encoding ImmA/IrrE family metallo-endopeptidase yields the protein MTAPALGPAKARMRELAAAYARTLPGLDTHSLMSGLDATLTFMPMGDRDGAYDPEHRVVLINSRVRPERQRFTLAHEISHALLLADDDLLSDLHDAYEGERLEQVIETLCNVGAAALLMPGPLIDEVLARFGPTGRALAELARRADVSASSALYALAERTPQPVLYAVCALSRVDAEPDEEEARPSPAKALTVRASSAAPGVKYSLRPGTPIPGDHPVAVALSTLLPIGQESYVPFRSGRRMPAYVDAFPDRQRVMVSFALPARAAKGEDDPAG from the coding sequence GTGACGGCCCCCGCGCTCGGGCCCGCCAAGGCGCGGATGCGGGAGTTGGCGGCGGCCTACGCGCGGACGTTGCCGGGGCTGGATACGCATAGCCTGATGAGCGGGCTGGACGCCACGCTGACCTTCATGCCGATGGGGGACCGGGACGGCGCCTACGACCCCGAACACCGCGTCGTGCTGATCAACAGCCGGGTCAGGCCCGAGCGGCAGCGCTTCACGCTCGCGCACGAGATCAGCCACGCGCTGCTGCTCGCCGACGACGATCTGCTCAGCGACCTCCACGACGCCTATGAGGGTGAGCGGCTGGAACAGGTGATCGAAACGCTGTGCAATGTGGGCGCCGCCGCCCTGCTCATGCCGGGGCCCCTCATCGACGAGGTACTCGCGCGCTTCGGGCCGACGGGGCGCGCCCTCGCGGAACTCGCCCGCCGGGCCGACGTGAGCGCGAGCAGCGCCCTGTACGCCCTCGCCGAGCGCACACCGCAACCCGTCTTGTACGCGGTGTGTGCGCTGAGCCGGGTGGACGCCGAACCCGACGAGGAGGAGGCGCGTCCCTCCCCCGCCAAGGCCCTCACCGTGCGGGCGAGCAGCGCCGCCCCCGGCGTCAAGTACAGCCTGCGGCCCGGCACCCCCATCCCGGGAGACCACCCGGTCGCCGTGGCGCTGAGCACCCTCCTGCCTATCGGCCAGGAGAGCTACGTGCCCTTTCGCTCGGGGCGGCGGATGCCCGCCTACGTGGACGCCTTCCCCGACCGGCAGCGCGTGATGGTGAGCTTCGCCCTGCCCGCGCGGGCGGCCAAGGGAGAGGACGACCCTGCGGGCTGA
- a CDS encoding GrpB family protein, with protein sequence MSKHPLLPDDEPLTAEQAQAAWVGEMPRLTGRVEVTEYDPEWPRLYEREAARLRALLGERVLALEHVGSTAVPGLPAKPIIDLDLSLADSTDEAAYLPILEGAGYRLVLREPDWHEHRMLGGPDTDSNLHVWTLGSPEARRHPIFRDWLRTQGDDRRRYGELKRELAGRDFSYMHEYNNAKAPLIREILARALAAHTAENPGDDAD encoded by the coding sequence ATGAGCAAACATCCCCTCCTGCCGGACGACGAACCCCTGACCGCAGAGCAGGCGCAGGCCGCCTGGGTGGGCGAGATGCCCAGGCTCACGGGCCGGGTGGAGGTGACGGAATACGACCCCGAGTGGCCGCGCCTGTACGAGCGGGAGGCGGCCCGCCTCCGCGCCCTGCTGGGCGAGCGCGTGCTGGCCCTCGAACACGTGGGCTCCACGGCGGTGCCGGGCCTGCCCGCCAAGCCCATCATCGACCTCGACCTGTCTCTGGCCGACTCCACCGACGAGGCCGCCTATCTGCCCATCCTGGAGGGCGCGGGCTACCGTCTCGTCCTCCGCGAGCCCGACTGGCACGAGCACCGGATGTTGGGGGGACCGGACACGGACAGCAACCTGCACGTCTGGACCCTCGGCAGCCCGGAGGCCCGGCGGCACCCGATCTTCCGCGACTGGCTCAGGACGCAGGGGGACGACCGACGGCGGTACGGGGAGCTGAAACGGGAACTGGCGGGGCGCGACTTCAGTTACATGCACGAGTACAACAACGCCAAAGCCCCGCTGATCCGAGAAATCCTCGCGCGGGCCTTGGCCGCTCACACCGCCGAAAACCCCGGGGACGACGCGGACTGA
- the pnp gene encoding polyribonucleotide nucleotidyltransferase — MIGKTYTTMLGGRELSIETGRLAKLVSGSVTLRYGDTMLLVTAQARDDKSTLDFLPLTVEFEERHYAVGKIPGSFHRREGRPGERAILSARITDRQIRPLFPKGYRHETQVIITVISADQQNLPDVLGPIGASAALSISDIPWQGPTACVRVGQVDGEYVLNPTSDQLTRSTLDLVVAGTKQAVIMVEAGAQEVDEEALVGAIEFAHAGMQGVLDLIETMRAELGREKFNFLADGDLSPDLVPGLAEAARAEGLRDALLTTKKKERSTNLKALRNRLIEARVPDPEAEGAGEQIQALKDAFAKVEKQELRRLIIEEDLRADGRNTRTVRPIWIEARPLPRAHGSAIFTRGETQVLGIATLGTERDELLVDDLTAEENDRFLLHYNFPPYSTGEVKRMGGQSRREVGHGHLAKRAIRAVLPAFDDFPYVIRVVGEVLESNGSSSMATVCAGTLALMDAGVPLRAPVAGVAMGLVMEGERYRILTDILGLEDALGDMDFKVCGTAGGVTALQMDIRGGGIPPAVMREALTQAREARLHILGKMAEVLPAPRPELSPTAPRILTLKINPELIGKVIGPGGKQIRELEAMGAQITVEEDGTVRIFSADGQAAEAVRGRIEGLTKTARVGEEYEGTVVKTAPFGAFVNLFAGQDGMLHISQMSEQRVNAVEDVLNVGDKLRVKIANIDDRGKIDLIRPELEGKIAPREPRPARAGGGGDRGPRPPRRD; from the coding sequence GTGATAGGCAAAACGTATACCACCATGCTCGGCGGACGGGAACTGAGCATCGAGACGGGGCGGCTGGCGAAGCTCGTCAGCGGCAGCGTCACCCTGCGCTACGGGGACACCATGCTCCTCGTGACCGCCCAGGCGCGCGACGACAAGAGCACCCTGGACTTCCTGCCGCTGACCGTCGAGTTCGAGGAGAGGCACTACGCGGTGGGCAAGATTCCCGGCTCCTTCCACCGCCGGGAAGGGCGGCCCGGCGAGCGGGCGATTCTCTCGGCGCGCATCACCGACCGCCAGATTCGGCCCCTCTTCCCCAAGGGCTACCGCCACGAGACCCAGGTCATCATCACGGTGATCAGCGCCGACCAGCAGAACCTCCCCGACGTGCTGGGCCCCATCGGCGCCTCGGCGGCCCTCAGCATCAGTGACATTCCCTGGCAGGGGCCGACCGCCTGCGTCCGGGTGGGGCAGGTGGACGGCGAGTACGTCCTGAACCCGACCAGCGACCAGCTCACCCGCTCGACCCTCGACCTCGTGGTGGCGGGGACGAAGCAAGCCGTGATCATGGTGGAGGCGGGCGCGCAGGAGGTGGACGAGGAGGCCCTGGTGGGCGCCATCGAGTTCGCGCACGCGGGGATGCAGGGGGTGCTCGACCTGATCGAGACCATGCGCGCCGAGCTGGGCCGCGAGAAGTTCAACTTCCTCGCCGACGGCGACCTCAGCCCCGACCTCGTGCCCGGACTCGCCGAGGCGGCGCGGGCGGAGGGACTGCGTGACGCGCTGCTGACCACCAAGAAGAAGGAACGCAGCACGAACCTCAAGGCGTTGCGCAACCGCCTGATTGAGGCGCGCGTGCCCGATCCCGAGGCCGAGGGAGCCGGAGAGCAGATTCAGGCCCTCAAGGACGCCTTCGCCAAGGTGGAGAAGCAGGAACTGAGGCGCCTGATCATCGAAGAAGACCTGCGCGCCGACGGGCGCAACACCCGCACGGTGCGGCCCATCTGGATCGAGGCCCGGCCCCTGCCCCGCGCCCACGGCAGCGCGATCTTCACCCGCGGGGAGACGCAGGTGCTGGGTATCGCCACCCTGGGCACCGAGCGCGACGAACTGCTGGTGGACGACCTGACCGCCGAGGAGAACGACCGCTTCCTGCTGCACTACAACTTCCCGCCGTACTCGACGGGCGAGGTCAAACGCATGGGCGGCCAGTCGCGCCGCGAGGTCGGGCACGGCCACCTCGCCAAGCGGGCGATCCGGGCGGTCCTCCCCGCCTTCGACGACTTCCCCTACGTGATCCGCGTGGTGGGCGAGGTGCTGGAGTCCAACGGGTCGTCGAGCATGGCGACGGTGTGTGCCGGAACGCTGGCCCTGATGGACGCGGGCGTGCCGCTGCGGGCCCCGGTCGCGGGCGTGGCGATGGGCCTGGTGATGGAGGGGGAACGGTACCGCATCCTCACCGACATCCTGGGGCTGGAGGACGCGCTGGGCGACATGGACTTCAAGGTGTGCGGCACGGCGGGCGGTGTCACGGCCCTCCAGATGGACATCAGGGGGGGCGGCATCCCCCCCGCCGTGATGCGCGAGGCGCTCACGCAGGCCCGCGAGGCGCGGCTGCACATCCTGGGCAAGATGGCCGAGGTGCTGCCCGCCCCCAGGCCCGAACTCTCCCCCACCGCGCCGCGCATCCTGACCCTCAAGATCAACCCCGAACTCATCGGCAAGGTGATCGGCCCGGGCGGTAAGCAGATCCGCGAGCTGGAGGCGATGGGCGCGCAGATCACGGTGGAGGAGGACGGCACGGTGCGCATCTTCAGCGCCGACGGCCAGGCCGCCGAGGCAGTGCGCGGGCGCATCGAGGGCCTGACGAAGACCGCCCGCGTCGGCGAGGAGTACGAGGGCACGGTCGTCAAGACCGCCCCCTTCGGCGCCTTCGTCAACCTCTTCGCGGGGCAAGACGGGATGCTTCACATCTCGCAGATGAGCGAGCAGCGGGTGAACGCCGTCGAGGACGTGCTCAACGTGGGCGACAAGCTGCGCGTGAAGATCGCCAACATCGACGACCGCGGCAAGATCGACCTGATCCGCCCCGAGCTGGAGGGCAAGATCGCCCCGCGCGAACCGCGTCCGGCCCGGGCCGGGGGTGGGGGCGACCGGGGACCGCGCCCGCCGCGCCGGGACTGA